One segment of Mycolicibacterium baixiangningiae DNA contains the following:
- a CDS encoding amino acid permease produces the protein MPEGHEHLDDDEQHLARLGYVQELQRSWSGFSNFAISFSIISILAGCFTSFGLGWNNGGPAAIAWGWPIVSAFILIIGLCMSELVSAFPTSGGIYWWAAKLGGPKAGFYTGWLNLIGLIAILASVSYGCATFLDLTLGTFSEGWLAGYSLTRTFIMFVMILAASATINIFSSHLLAVINNISVWWHVAGAVAVVAILWLIPEQHATFGEVFARTVNNSGMFGGETSGIGWLLFVLPISAILTQYTITGYDASAHLSEETKSAADGAAKGIWRSIFYSAIGGWILLLTFLFAVQDADEVSAGGGAVVTIFNQAMDSKWVAIVLLISTAGQFFCTTACQTSASRMLFAFSRDRAVPGHQLWSKVSAKRVPANGVVVTAVLAAVITLPALVEVDINGAPVPVAFFAVVSIGVVGLYLCFAVPIYYRWKLGDRFEVGRWNLRGHYKWMAPVAIVEIVITAVIAMFPTSLGGMPWDPSFEWKFVNYTPLLVGGVLLLLFIYWHLSVKKWFTGPIKQVDETGGRLEEVS, from the coding sequence GTGCCCGAGGGTCATGAACATCTCGACGACGACGAGCAACACCTCGCGAGGCTCGGTTACGTCCAGGAGCTGCAACGCTCCTGGTCGGGCTTCTCCAACTTCGCCATCTCGTTCTCGATCATCTCGATCCTGGCCGGCTGTTTCACCTCATTCGGCCTGGGCTGGAACAACGGTGGCCCCGCCGCGATCGCGTGGGGCTGGCCGATCGTCTCGGCTTTCATCCTCATCATCGGCCTCTGCATGTCCGAGCTCGTTTCGGCATTCCCCACCTCCGGCGGAATCTATTGGTGGGCAGCCAAACTGGGCGGACCGAAGGCCGGCTTCTACACCGGGTGGCTGAACCTGATCGGGCTCATCGCCATCCTGGCGTCGGTGTCGTACGGCTGTGCCACGTTCCTCGACCTGACGCTGGGCACCTTCAGCGAGGGCTGGCTGGCCGGCTACAGCCTCACCCGAACGTTCATCATGTTCGTGATGATCCTGGCGGCCTCGGCGACCATCAACATCTTCTCGAGCCATCTGCTGGCGGTCATCAACAACATCTCCGTCTGGTGGCATGTCGCGGGCGCGGTCGCCGTGGTGGCGATCCTGTGGCTGATCCCCGAACAGCACGCCACCTTCGGCGAGGTCTTCGCCCGCACGGTGAACAACAGCGGCATGTTCGGCGGCGAGACGTCCGGCATCGGCTGGCTGCTGTTCGTGCTGCCGATCTCGGCGATCCTCACTCAGTACACGATCACCGGATACGACGCGTCGGCTCACCTGTCAGAGGAGACCAAGAGCGCGGCCGACGGCGCCGCCAAGGGCATCTGGCGGTCCATCTTCTACTCCGCGATCGGCGGCTGGATCCTGCTGCTGACCTTCCTGTTCGCGGTGCAGGACGCCGACGAGGTGTCCGCGGGCGGCGGCGCGGTGGTGACGATCTTCAACCAGGCGATGGACTCCAAGTGGGTCGCGATCGTGCTGCTGATCTCCACCGCGGGACAGTTCTTCTGCACGACCGCGTGCCAGACCAGCGCCTCGCGGATGTTGTTCGCGTTCAGCCGCGACCGCGCGGTGCCCGGCCACCAGCTGTGGTCGAAGGTGAGCGCCAAACGCGTCCCGGCCAACGGGGTGGTCGTGACCGCGGTGCTGGCGGCCGTCATCACCCTGCCCGCGCTGGTCGAGGTGGACATCAACGGCGCACCGGTGCCGGTCGCGTTCTTCGCGGTGGTGTCGATCGGTGTCGTCGGGCTCTACCTGTGTTTCGCGGTCCCGATCTACTACCGGTGGAAGCTCGGCGACCGGTTCGAGGTGGGGCGGTGGAACCTGCGTGGCCATTACAAGTGGATGGCTCCGGTCGCGATCGTCGAGATCGTCATCACCGCGGTGATCGCGATGTTCCCGACGTCGCTGGGCGGTATGCCGTGGGATCCGAGCTTCGAGTGGAAGTTCGTCAACTACACCCCGCTGCTGGTCGGTGGCGTGCTGCTCCTGCTCTTCATCTACTGGCACCTGTCGGTCAAGAAGTGGTTCACCGGCCCGATCAAGCAGGTCGACGAGACTGGTGGGCGGCTCGAGGAGGTCTCCTGA
- a CDS encoding N-acetylglutaminylglutamine amidotransferase, which produces MCGATGEVRLDGKTPDLAAVSAMAETLTRRGPDGSGAWSQGRVALGHRRLKIIDLSEAGSQPMVDADLGLTIAWNGCIYNYQQLRTELSGHGYRFFSTSDTEVLLKAYHHWGDRFVDRLYGMFAFAIVERDSGRVLLGRDRLGIKPLYISEDANRIRFASTLPALVAGGGVDTRIDPVALHHYLSFHSVVPPPLTILRGVKKVPPASLVAIEPDGRRTTTTYWTPDFTRHGDRADWSERDWEDAVLTALRRAVERRLVSDVPVGCLLSGGVDSSLIVGLLAEAGQAGLQTFSIGFESVNGVAGDEFKYSDIVAQRFGTDHHQIRIDTARMLPALDGAIGAMSEPMVSHDCVAFYLLSQEVAKYVKVVQSGQGADEVFAGYHWYPPMAEPGAASLGGSVASYRAAFFDRDPDAVGALINPPYFAAGDPSGRFVTEHFAREGAATGVDRALRLDTTVMLVDDPVKRVDNMTMAWGLEGRVPFLDHELVELAATCPPEYKTAQGGKGVLKEAARRVVPAEVIDRPKGYFPVPALTHLEGPYLELLRDALSAPAAKERDLFRPEAVDRLLADPNGRLTPLRGNELWQIGLLELWLQRHGITGPAA; this is translated from the coding sequence ATGTGTGGAGCCACCGGCGAGGTACGCCTCGACGGCAAAACCCCTGATCTAGCCGCCGTCTCGGCGATGGCCGAGACGTTGACCCGCCGCGGTCCGGACGGTTCCGGCGCCTGGTCGCAGGGCCGGGTCGCGCTCGGACACCGTCGCCTCAAGATCATCGACCTGTCCGAGGCCGGTTCGCAGCCCATGGTCGATGCCGACCTCGGGCTGACGATCGCCTGGAACGGCTGCATCTACAACTATCAGCAGCTGCGCACCGAACTCAGCGGCCACGGCTACCGGTTCTTCTCGACCAGCGATACCGAGGTGCTGCTCAAGGCCTACCACCACTGGGGTGACCGGTTCGTCGACCGCCTCTACGGGATGTTCGCGTTCGCGATCGTCGAACGAGACAGCGGACGCGTCCTGCTGGGCCGCGACCGGCTGGGGATCAAACCGCTCTACATCTCCGAGGACGCGAACCGGATCCGATTCGCCTCGACGCTGCCCGCGCTGGTCGCCGGCGGCGGCGTCGACACCCGCATCGACCCGGTCGCTCTGCACCACTACCTGTCCTTCCACTCCGTCGTGCCGCCGCCACTGACCATCCTGCGCGGGGTGAAGAAGGTGCCGCCCGCCTCGCTGGTGGCCATCGAACCCGACGGCCGGCGCACCACCACCACGTACTGGACCCCGGACTTCACGCGGCACGGCGACCGCGCCGACTGGTCAGAGCGCGACTGGGAGGACGCGGTGCTGACCGCGCTGCGACGCGCCGTCGAGCGGCGGCTGGTCTCCGACGTGCCCGTGGGCTGCCTGCTGTCCGGCGGCGTCGACTCCAGCCTGATCGTCGGCCTGCTCGCGGAGGCGGGTCAGGCCGGCCTGCAGACGTTCTCGATCGGATTCGAGTCGGTCAACGGGGTGGCGGGCGACGAGTTCAAGTACTCCGACATCGTCGCGCAGCGCTTCGGGACCGACCACCACCAGATCCGTATCGACACCGCACGCATGCTGCCCGCACTCGACGGTGCGATCGGCGCCATGAGCGAGCCGATGGTCAGCCACGACTGCGTGGCCTTCTACCTGCTCAGCCAGGAGGTGGCCAAGTACGTCAAGGTGGTCCAGTCCGGGCAGGGCGCCGACGAGGTCTTCGCCGGGTACCACTGGTATCCGCCGATGGCCGAACCCGGCGCAGCGTCGCTCGGGGGTTCGGTCGCCAGCTACCGGGCGGCGTTCTTCGACCGCGACCCGGACGCCGTCGGCGCACTCATCAATCCCCCGTATTTCGCCGCAGGCGACCCCAGCGGCCGCTTCGTCACCGAGCACTTCGCGCGCGAGGGCGCCGCGACCGGCGTGGACCGGGCGCTCCGCCTCGACACCACCGTGATGCTGGTCGACGACCCGGTCAAACGCGTCGACAACATGACGATGGCCTGGGGTCTGGAGGGCCGGGTTCCGTTCCTCGACCACGAGCTGGTCGAACTGGCCGCCACCTGCCCCCCGGAGTACAAGACCGCACAGGGCGGTAAGGGTGTGCTGAAGGAGGCCGCGCGCCGGGTCGTTCCGGCGGAGGTCATCGACCGGCCTAAGGGTTACTTCCCGGTGCCCGCGCTCACCCACCTCGAAGGCCCCTACCTCGAACTCCTGCGCGACGCCCTGTCCGCACCGGCGGCCAAGGAACGCGACCTGTTCCGGCCCGAGGCGGTCGACCGTCTACTGGCCGACCCGAACGGCCGCCTGACCCCGCTGCGCGGCAACGAGCTGTGGCAGATCGGACTGCTGGAGTTGTGGTTGCAGCGGCACGGGATCACGGGTCCGGCCGCATGA
- the ngg gene encoding N-acetylglutaminylglutamine synthetase, translated as MTNLGSHLDPDSDHTEAITLGLHDASPQHLVDAMADDVVLELGWGRLIFGQTFADPEKLAKVLQHEGPGRRDICIYARESHVLVARSPSELFIDPSHTYRLRFPEHEDTAAGKPVGFTVRSLREPSDADAMNRVYVQCGMVPAPTAIIWDNHNNADAVDYLVAVRDDDGSVIGTVTGVDHKRLFNDPEDGSSLWTLAVDPTSSLPGVGAALTRALAQLFRDRGRSYMDLSVAHNNTAAIALYEKLGFQRVPVLAVKRKNAINEPLFTHSPETIDDLNPYARIIADEAIRRGIWVEVLDAGAGEMRLSHGGRSVITRESLSEFTSAVAMARCDDKRQTRRLVSEAGITVPRGRLATFDEEDHTFLAEVGDVVVKPTRGEQGKGITVGIDGPEELDAALARAREQHPDVLIEQRAPGDDLRLVVIDRKVVAAALRMPPEVLGTGTHTIRELTETQSRRRAAATGGESQIPMDKITESTVKEAGWSLDDVLPEGQRLRVRRTANLHQGGTIHDVTAEVNPALCRVAVAAAEAIGIPVTGIDLLVPEVTGVDYVFIEANERPGLANHEPQPTAAAFVDFLFPMQPGLPQAWTPEETPA; from the coding sequence ATGACCAACCTCGGCTCCCACCTGGACCCGGACAGCGATCACACCGAGGCCATCACACTCGGGTTGCACGATGCTTCGCCGCAGCACCTGGTGGACGCGATGGCCGACGACGTCGTGCTCGAATTGGGTTGGGGCCGATTGATTTTCGGTCAGACTTTCGCCGATCCGGAGAAGCTGGCCAAGGTGCTGCAGCACGAGGGCCCGGGCCGGCGCGACATCTGCATCTACGCGCGCGAATCGCACGTGCTGGTGGCGCGCTCACCCTCGGAGCTGTTCATCGATCCGAGCCACACCTACCGGTTGCGCTTTCCCGAGCACGAGGACACCGCCGCAGGTAAACCCGTGGGATTCACCGTCCGGTCGCTGCGCGAACCGTCCGACGCCGATGCGATGAACCGGGTGTACGTGCAGTGCGGGATGGTGCCCGCACCGACCGCCATCATCTGGGACAACCACAACAACGCCGACGCGGTCGACTACCTGGTGGCGGTGCGCGACGACGACGGCAGCGTCATCGGCACGGTGACCGGCGTGGACCACAAGCGGCTGTTCAACGATCCGGAGGACGGGTCGAGCCTGTGGACGCTTGCCGTCGACCCGACGTCGAGCCTCCCGGGCGTGGGCGCCGCACTCACCCGCGCGCTCGCCCAGCTGTTCCGTGACCGCGGACGCTCCTATATGGATCTGTCGGTGGCGCACAACAACACCGCGGCAATCGCGCTCTACGAGAAGCTCGGCTTCCAGCGCGTGCCGGTGCTGGCGGTCAAGCGCAAGAACGCGATCAACGAACCGTTGTTCACCCACTCCCCCGAGACGATCGACGACCTCAACCCGTACGCACGCATCATCGCCGACGAGGCGATCCGGCGAGGTATCTGGGTCGAGGTGCTCGATGCGGGTGCAGGCGAGATGCGGCTGAGCCACGGTGGACGAAGTGTCATCACCCGGGAGTCACTGTCGGAGTTCACCTCCGCGGTGGCGATGGCGCGCTGCGACGACAAGCGTCAGACCCGGCGGCTCGTCTCGGAGGCGGGTATCACCGTCCCCAGGGGACGGCTCGCGACATTCGACGAGGAGGACCACACGTTCCTCGCCGAGGTCGGTGACGTGGTGGTCAAACCCACCCGAGGGGAGCAGGGCAAGGGCATCACCGTCGGTATCGACGGCCCCGAGGAGCTCGACGCGGCACTGGCGCGCGCCCGCGAACAACATCCCGACGTGTTGATCGAACAACGTGCGCCGGGCGACGATCTGCGCCTGGTGGTGATCGACCGCAAGGTGGTCGCGGCTGCGTTGCGAATGCCGCCGGAGGTCCTGGGCACCGGCACGCACACCATCCGCGAACTCACCGAGACCCAGAGCCGGCGGCGGGCGGCCGCGACGGGGGGCGAATCGCAGATCCCGATGGACAAGATCACCGAGAGCACCGTCAAGGAAGCCGGCTGGTCACTGGACGACGTACTGCCCGAGGGACAGCGGCTGCGCGTACGCCGGACGGCCAACCTGCATCAGGGTGGCACCATCCACGATGTGACCGCGGAGGTGAACCCGGCGCTGTGCCGCGTGGCGGTCGCCGCCGCGGAGGCGATCGGCATCCCCGTGACCGGGATCGATCTGTTGGTGCCCGAGGTCACCGGTGTCGACTACGTCTTCATCGAAGCCAACGAACGGCCGGGGCTGGCAAATCACGAACCACAGCCCACAGCAGCGGCTTTCGTGGATTTCCTGTTTCCCATGCAGCCGGGTCTGCCGCAGGCGTGGACGCCGGAGGAGACGCCCGCCTAA
- a CDS encoding alpha/beta fold hydrolase — protein sequence MLSSMVTVDGFPVPVDVSGPEKGSAVVLLGAAQHSPAAYDGICQRLHTASLRTVVIGADARLTGKAVVGILDALDVRWALLVGDRHGGELAWELAATRLDRFIGLVVIDRGHPRVPDPTGAVRDEHCPPVEMNTTALVSTPASRSVAKASQRFVYADYRLVDLLGRRNAADSTAQLAAEIVMRTSTW from the coding sequence ATGCTCTCCTCCATGGTCACCGTCGACGGTTTCCCCGTGCCGGTGGACGTGTCAGGTCCCGAGAAGGGCTCGGCGGTGGTGTTGCTCGGGGCCGCCCAGCACTCGCCCGCGGCGTACGACGGAATCTGCCAGCGGTTGCACACCGCGTCGTTGCGCACCGTGGTGATCGGCGCCGATGCCCGGCTCACGGGTAAGGCCGTCGTCGGCATCCTCGACGCGCTCGATGTCCGGTGGGCCCTGCTCGTGGGCGACCGACACGGCGGCGAACTGGCCTGGGAGCTGGCCGCCACGCGGCTGGACCGGTTCATCGGGCTGGTCGTGATCGACCGGGGGCATCCGCGGGTGCCCGATCCGACCGGGGCGGTCCGCGACGAACACTGCCCACCGGTGGAGATGAACACCACGGCGCTGGTCAGCACCCCGGCATCCCGGTCGGTGGCGAAAGCCAGCCAGCGCTTCGTATACGCGGACTACCGCCTCGTCGACCTGCTGGGCCGGCGCAACGCCGCCGACTCCACCGCGCAGCTCGCTGCCGAGATCGTGATGCGCACCAGCACCTGGTGA
- a CDS encoding DUF3376 domain-containing protein — protein MTDGKPYRTMRLALAMRGGVSLAVWIGGAVAELDLFRRACNNEHLGPDPHNHREIRADVYRKLLQRTGQYNKVEIDILAGASAGGLNAVLFGLAQACDTVMDDVVRRTWIEDGGIWELLREPGSGRVESILRGDGRLFEVVRKALGQIAGDLDPATVAQYPEQLIPNGDSPTPRIAVELAATLLDDPRHPERQNRARFSFSKTGGTLDSTYSTIPAPADRVPDEVDVGEKTDKVADTARWRRQMALDRMALAARATSSFPGAFEPARIYAMRSGSAAQGESAPLPSDYATTEQVTVNMARAFLYSAGRNEPFGVVDGGIFDNIPIDRAIRAIQRASASEPSDRSLVYLDPEPPVSRGPAPDAPEKTSAASWVPVIRSSLALKQRQETAGDELSLIREYNDRVLQTRGRLEALAAIMRALRQSAGDPESRTATFVTELVRDESYTQCRIAMDAPRIAGLLTEPWAELCYPPREAVDYVPLPHRAAIRIKNEVALAYNDTSIKWQLSTDVVALLDWVRVLIAWVRALEDLIVDYTLPEDEVVPPLPAELVDDHKRGALLSDLMCWKAALYRWLTVLGEAKHRAVDEVLARPLRSENRTPDDKYPLITSLQESRGAQMSLSITPQLRKLLCEPEGTPEDLDADMYRLLSAPNQFRYPSGESLVTSVRAGLNAMLEQIRERSGEAVRGLYDPRNDPRPPAQTPEWLAYWAESVYPHFYLPPLATFGIEQIAKIFASTGVPDTAHVIRFDTITGDERPRIDVPHLEKAAKAKYLGQWVRKTPGEARMVEVFKDTDGLLTADAKLAGNALNRFGGFFLWHWRENDWHWGRLDAAAGIVRLLANRSKFEGGLPAAGVGQLQAAVNATTDLRREYIELKTKELQDDILAESAEQQAQFIVKQPGRADSTPPPPLVTTVGGESLSVVGPRYRFALASRVVPLVYRALWPGNSSPYSVGGALSRMGNIAIRPVAVALPLVADPLRLAIAVITVLATAGALGVSVTGGFIHGFSAVVLSALGILIAARTWRAGKNWRTLGRKLDSIGRQYPQLDVEAGWASLLRGAHTGRWRAASWVLVACCVSLATVFGMAAARPTPLAPFAAAESILAIVAVILGVQHWLNQRALRIVDSKSAVQSRSRIAMWIVTLAVGVAVAVVPMVPIVVSFLASPAADGPRSSLLAAGVGTAALTAVSLWGWADKTWSACAIAGAAVLGAGVQILLEHITERFPLWDLGPVAVWLVAVSAITQRLPHREVDYGQPPMQNPVRSAAPAGVSDDNVVSLVGDNAA, from the coding sequence GTGACCGACGGCAAGCCCTATCGCACCATGCGACTCGCCTTGGCGATGCGCGGCGGAGTCAGCCTGGCGGTGTGGATCGGGGGCGCCGTTGCCGAGCTCGACCTGTTCCGCCGGGCGTGCAACAACGAACACCTCGGGCCAGATCCGCACAACCACCGGGAGATCCGTGCCGATGTATACCGGAAACTGCTCCAGCGCACGGGCCAATACAACAAGGTCGAGATCGACATCCTCGCCGGAGCCAGCGCCGGCGGATTGAACGCGGTGCTGTTCGGCCTGGCCCAGGCGTGCGACACCGTCATGGACGACGTCGTACGGCGGACTTGGATCGAGGACGGCGGAATCTGGGAGCTGTTGCGGGAGCCCGGTTCCGGCCGGGTCGAGTCGATCCTGCGCGGGGACGGGCGGCTCTTCGAGGTCGTGCGCAAAGCATTGGGACAGATCGCCGGTGACCTCGATCCGGCGACCGTGGCCCAGTACCCGGAACAACTCATCCCCAACGGCGATTCGCCGACGCCTCGGATCGCCGTTGAACTGGCCGCGACTCTGCTCGACGATCCGCGACACCCGGAGCGTCAGAACCGTGCGCGATTCTCGTTCTCCAAGACCGGCGGCACGCTCGATTCCACCTACTCGACCATTCCGGCGCCCGCCGACCGGGTGCCTGACGAAGTCGATGTGGGTGAGAAGACCGACAAGGTCGCCGATACCGCGAGATGGCGCCGCCAGATGGCGCTCGACCGCATGGCCCTCGCCGCCAGGGCCACCTCGTCGTTCCCCGGCGCGTTCGAACCTGCGCGCATCTATGCGATGCGCTCCGGATCCGCCGCGCAGGGAGAATCGGCGCCGTTGCCGTCCGATTACGCGACCACCGAGCAGGTGACGGTCAACATGGCCCGCGCGTTCCTTTACTCGGCCGGCCGGAATGAGCCGTTCGGCGTCGTCGACGGCGGCATCTTCGACAACATCCCGATCGACCGGGCGATCCGGGCGATCCAGCGGGCGTCGGCGTCTGAACCGTCGGATCGATCGTTGGTCTACCTCGACCCGGAGCCGCCGGTGAGCCGGGGCCCGGCGCCCGACGCCCCGGAGAAGACGAGTGCCGCCAGTTGGGTGCCCGTCATCCGGAGCTCCCTGGCGTTGAAGCAACGGCAGGAGACCGCCGGCGACGAGTTGTCTTTGATCCGCGAATACAACGACCGGGTGCTGCAAACCCGCGGCAGGCTGGAGGCGCTGGCCGCCATCATGCGGGCACTGCGGCAATCCGCGGGCGACCCGGAGAGCAGGACAGCCACTTTCGTCACCGAACTCGTCCGCGACGAGTCCTACACCCAGTGCCGCATCGCCATGGACGCCCCGCGCATCGCGGGCCTGCTCACCGAGCCCTGGGCGGAGTTGTGCTACCCGCCGCGTGAGGCTGTGGACTACGTCCCGTTGCCGCACAGGGCGGCGATCCGCATCAAAAACGAAGTGGCGCTTGCCTACAACGACACAAGCATCAAATGGCAGTTGTCCACTGACGTGGTGGCCCTGCTCGATTGGGTTCGTGTCCTCATCGCGTGGGTCCGAGCGCTCGAAGACCTCATCGTCGACTACACGCTACCCGAGGACGAGGTGGTTCCACCGCTACCCGCCGAACTCGTCGACGACCACAAACGCGGGGCGCTCCTGTCCGACCTCATGTGCTGGAAGGCGGCGTTGTACCGGTGGCTGACCGTACTCGGTGAAGCCAAACACCGTGCCGTCGACGAGGTCTTGGCCCGTCCGCTGCGTAGCGAGAACAGAACCCCGGACGACAAGTATCCCCTCATCACCAGCCTGCAGGAGAGCCGCGGTGCTCAGATGAGCCTGAGCATCACTCCGCAACTGCGCAAGTTGTTGTGCGAACCCGAGGGAACACCGGAAGACCTCGATGCCGACATGTACCGACTCCTGTCAGCGCCCAACCAGTTTCGGTATCCGAGCGGTGAGTCGCTCGTCACGAGCGTCCGGGCCGGCCTCAACGCGATGCTCGAGCAGATCCGCGAACGGTCAGGTGAGGCCGTCAGAGGGCTCTACGACCCGCGCAACGACCCGCGGCCGCCGGCGCAGACACCCGAGTGGTTGGCGTATTGGGCGGAGTCGGTCTATCCGCATTTCTATCTGCCGCCGTTGGCCACCTTCGGCATCGAGCAGATCGCCAAGATCTTCGCGTCGACGGGTGTTCCGGACACGGCACACGTCATCCGATTCGACACCATCACCGGCGACGAACGACCGCGTATCGATGTTCCCCACCTCGAGAAGGCGGCCAAGGCGAAGTATCTCGGCCAGTGGGTACGGAAGACGCCGGGGGAGGCGCGCATGGTCGAGGTGTTCAAGGACACCGACGGCCTGCTCACCGCGGACGCGAAGCTGGCCGGTAATGCGCTGAACCGCTTCGGTGGATTCTTCCTGTGGCACTGGCGCGAAAACGATTGGCACTGGGGCCGTTTGGATGCCGCGGCAGGTATCGTGCGCCTCCTCGCCAACCGCAGCAAGTTCGAGGGCGGCTTGCCCGCAGCCGGCGTCGGACAGTTGCAGGCCGCGGTCAACGCCACCACCGATCTGCGGCGTGAGTACATCGAACTGAAGACCAAGGAACTACAGGACGACATCCTCGCGGAGTCCGCCGAACAACAAGCGCAATTCATCGTGAAGCAGCCCGGACGGGCGGATTCCACACCACCACCACCACTGGTGACGACGGTGGGCGGTGAATCACTGAGTGTGGTCGGTCCGCGTTACCGGTTCGCGTTGGCCTCGCGCGTGGTGCCCCTGGTGTACCGCGCACTGTGGCCGGGCAACAGTTCGCCGTATTCGGTCGGCGGCGCCTTGAGCCGCATGGGAAACATCGCCATCCGCCCCGTCGCCGTCGCCCTGCCACTGGTCGCGGACCCCTTGCGGCTCGCCATCGCCGTGATCACCGTGCTGGCGACCGCAGGCGCTCTGGGCGTCAGCGTCACCGGCGGGTTCATCCATGGATTCTCGGCGGTGGTGCTGTCGGCCCTCGGCATCTTGATCGCCGCCCGGACATGGCGGGCCGGCAAGAACTGGCGAACCCTGGGCCGGAAACTCGATTCGATCGGCCGACAGTATCCGCAGCTCGATGTCGAGGCCGGCTGGGCGTCGCTTCTTCGGGGCGCCCACACCGGGCGGTGGCGGGCGGCGTCGTGGGTCCTGGTCGCCTGCTGCGTGAGCCTGGCGACGGTGTTCGGCATGGCGGCGGCCCGCCCCACGCCACTGGCTCCGTTCGCGGCGGCCGAATCGATCCTCGCGATCGTCGCCGTCATCCTGGGAGTGCAGCACTGGCTCAACCAACGCGCGCTTCGGATCGTCGACTCGAAGTCGGCGGTGCAGAGCAGAAGTCGCATCGCGATGTGGATCGTGACGCTGGCGGTCGGCGTCGCAGTCGCCGTGGTGCCGATGGTGCCCATCGTGGTCTCGTTCCTCGCGTCGCCGGCGGCCGATGGCCCACGGTCGAGCCTTCTGGCGGCCGGTGTGGGGACCGCCGCACTCACCGCCGTGTCGCTGTGGGGGTGGGCCGACAAGACGTGGTCGGCCTGTGCCATCGCCGGTGCGGCGGTCCTCGGAGCCGGCGTCCAGATCCTCCTGGAGCACATCACCGAGAGATTTCCGCTGTGGGATCTCGGCCCGGTGGCGGTGTGGTTGGTCGCCGTCAGCGCGATCACCCAGCGGTTGCCGCATCGCGAGGTGGACTACGGCCAGCCGCCGATGCAGAATCCCGTCCGGTCGGCCGCTCCAGCCGGGGTGTCCGACGACAACGTCGTGTCCCTCGTCGGTGACAACGCTGCCTGA